GCAACAATTGTGGattgttttcaaattaaaacttTGTTGTGCAAAGTTACCGCCTGTTCTGTGTATAATATGCTTATGAAGCTGCAATCCAATGAATATGTTTATGTCGCATCCAAAATAACATGGTGTGTTCGtggaaaaaatcaaaatactcCTGTTAGTTAatgtcttcttctttttcttcttcttctctttcttcttctttttcttctatttagcGTATGCGGTCATGCCGTCCTGTATTTCGAGATTTATTCGTACCACGCAGCTGGATAATCGGTCCATACTACGAAGCTTATTGTTATGGCCCAACCAAATTGTAGAATTTTGCTACTTAATTCTGTCGGTTTCTTTAACTATACGCTATTTTCAACATAAAAAACTCGCGTTAATATCGCTGCTTGCCTTAATCCgacaaaattatttatttcagcTCAAGCGCACACGCgcgccacaaaaaaaaacccgtcaaCATATTTCGGTTTATATTGATCGCCACTGCTCTCTGAGCACCGCTAAGCATTCTGTTCTATTCGCTCACAACTGTCACAACTGCTTTGGCAATACAAATATTAACCAATAATCAAACATATTTGGACAACACTTTTCAGCTAGTAGCTGTTTCGTCAAAAAAAAGAGTTCGGATGAGAATGGTAGTGTAAACCAGAACGCAATTAACGATGCAATAATACTTCCAGAAGCcagtttttattcattttcatcTGATATTATTCTCTGTgagcaattgttttgtttgttgttgttgtgtttaagATTTCTGTTGAACAATTTCACACGTCCACGCTCGAGTTACTGTACATACGCACCTCACCAGAAACGTTTACTTCCCGCACTGATaatgatgatcatgatgatatgttcagcagcagctgcttaaCGGTAGATTAGAGAAGGGGTTAACGATACATTTACATTCCATGCATGCAAAAAGGGTGGAAGAAGGACATTCGCTGAGATCTTGAATAACTATCTTTCTGGGGCCACGATCCTTGTCGGTAATGATCCTGCatgaaatggtttaaaaaggGAAAGACATTAGCTATTGAAGCGCTGTGATGCGTGAGTAGTATTGGTACATTACTTATTTCCCGCGCAGTCCCATGAACCCATTTGGGACCCGTTTTGGAGGGGCCGCATTCAGATGCATCGAGGGTCCCAGGGCAGGATCAAGCACGAGAAAGTTTGGATACTCTTTTGCCATACTGCCGGTGTTCTGAAAAAGAAAgcgaagcaaaacacacagctGGAGAAGATTCGATTGATTGATCGGAGTGTGCAGCCTTTACCAAGTCGTCCAAACTCCATCGTTCGTCCAGCGATGTGTCAAAGCTCTTCTTGCCACGCATTCCTACCGAAAGAAAGAAGTGTTAAATAATTACCTAAAACTCCCAACGCTCTGTCCAACCGAAGGAActccaaaaaacaaacccataaATCCTGAAGGCGCCCGTTTACCGTCCCGGTAAGAGTTGGAACCGCCCCGTGATGCCTGATTGTTCCAGTTGAATAGTGAGAGTGACTTCTTGCCCCGCATTCCTGTGGACGAATGGTTCAAGGGGAACGTTAATTGCATTACTCTTGCAAACGATTGTCTCGCGGTATCGCATACCATTGAACCCTGAAGGGACACGGCGTCCTCGCATGCCCGTAAATCCGGTCGGCACACGCTTGGGAAGATAACGCCCCCCATCAATCCCGTACTGTCCGTTTGAATCCTCCTCACCGGTCAGGTCCGTCCGGCCAAGCTCGATCTGAAATggcaaataatttgtttataagCCAAATGCCGCCAAATGGATCAAAGCAATTCCCGTACCTGCTCATTGTGCGGCATAAACAGGTCGTTTTCCACCTCGAGCGCCGCCCTGTGTGCCAGTGTCATTATCCGGTTACCGGATCCGGGACGCAGATGCAAAAATTGATTCATTTATCAATCAATCGCTGCATAATCAATGACGACAACAATTCACCCTTACCTCAGACCATCGAGCAGCTCCGGACTGAGCCGCCATCGAGGCATAGCTCCACTCCAGCCGTACAGACCACGTGCTAATCCATCCCCAGCACCGTGACCCGTGGCACCGTCCCCCATCAGCCGGGACGCGTCACTGGGCGAGGGAGTGGGCGATGGTGAAAGGTCGTTATCGTTGAATGCGTTTTCGTTGAATGCCATGTAATTGGGCCTATCATCATCGTCGGTGCTCGGTCGGGGCATACCATCGCCGGGAACCTCCTGGGACGAGTGGGAATGGAGAAGGGATGTGGGAAAATGCAATTAATGCAATTAACGTGCAACGATTAATCGACTTATCGGCACTTGTGTCTGGCGCGTCGCGAATGACCACttaccgaaacacacacattggtTAGGCACGCGAGGACCAGCAGTACAAAGGGTCGGCTCATTGCTAGTGCTGCAAGCAAAACGAAAAGGCAGGGAAAGAGTTAATTATGAACATCTTCCTACGCGGTGGCAAGATAAAACAGAACCGCACACTTCTCCGCCTGTGTCTGACGTCACCGATTGATTGACACAAATGGTAGTGTTTGTACCTTTCAATTCAcaatttccttcttttttggtggtttaCAGTGCAACAATCCGTCCGTAATCGAAATATTCGAAGCTAAGTGGAATTTTACTCGTTTTGTTTCCAATGGGAGCCGAGGCGCGATTGAAATGTTTATAGTTGTCAAATTGATTTCGTGCCGATCGTTGTGATTACACGTTTTCGATGATGTTCCTTGCATGGACGTGCATCATGTTTTGCACCAACCGTGCATGCGAATTCGTTTACGaagttcttttttgtgtgtgtggaaagttTTACCCGAATTCAATGAAATGGCAAAGCAAGTACAAATAGCAATATGGTGAATTAAAATGAATTTTCATAGTTGTACTGCATTGCAAACTGTGTTCCCGTTTCGATATgctttttcattaatttatttgcttgTTATTGAGATCAATCTTTGGGATTGATGAAGATAGATATGCACAgggtttgttttacattttcaaCGTATTTTGGTTGTTTTGAGAAATACTGAGATCATAGGTTTTACTTGGACATGAAAATAATAGATTATTAACTTAAAAACAGTTACTATATCATGGGAAGAATTCAAACACATGTGATGGGCTTCTCACAAAaaaatgagaagaaaaaatatggAGCACCCTACAGCAGCGGTCGGCAGttaagtccggcccgcgggccaaatgcggcccgccgcaacattcaatccggcccgtgaaaggatttgactgattttgaaagatgggaagaaacgattcgtacacaaattactgaagatcTTTTAGTGTACCATATTAAACCATCGTgctttttcaacttttaattaCAGATACTGAACGGTCCGTCATTCTAtagtatttttataaaaagtaGAAAAAGTACGATGGTTCGAACTCGAGGTCAATATCCCCTTAacttttgcatgaaaaaatatGCCATTTTTGGCTGGCTGTAGAAAACAACTAGGAAAGATTATCtttctttacatttacatcTGTTGAAAGGGAATTATTTCAGATTACTTGCACAAATAAGTTCAAGACTTTGCAGattgcctttcgtcagttattGAGAATTTTCACCATGGTGGACGAAGACATGCATGATATAAGTTCTAcgttcgattttcatcaattcctCCTGAGTTTTTGCTACAAAATTATTAGAGTatagtttttgcatcacgTTAGTGTAGAATAAAATCGATGGGACACAGGTGACGGATGTGGgaccagtttgcggactagggtgttatatcgaaattctgtcgaaattcacctgaaatgattgcattgagtTTTCGCGAAGCCAGTGGATGCGATTTCTAATTCCTGATCTGTTGATTCATGTTTCCCatgtattattttactgtttggtgggttgcatcgatATCCCGGTCCagctaacgcagtaatgtagccacttgtcccTCCGTCTTTATTTCAGcttcttttggaacctcaaaaatgaacctgggctttctttcgatgctttgattgttgccaaACGGACGTCCACAATCTTCCGCACGAAGTCCATTTTGGACGCTACTGGGTGCCATTCTTTGATTGCGCACGCTTTTGATTCACttttggccatcatggttagagttagactgatagaggtgtcaaattttgtctgctAACTAATAGGATACTACTCACTCAAAGTGTTTTTGTTAGTGCGAGTTAagataaacccatgaaaaatcgacaattgttgtccattttttaatgcaaccgttaatattaacattattttaacaccACAATAAGACTATCGAAATGAAGGTTGCATAcgaaattttatgattttgtacattaaaaaaaaattaagtaggaattatcaattttgaaccataaTTGGATAACACAGGAAACACAGGATAggaaaacagcaataataccAATCGCATTGCTTGATATCATTAACcagttattttgtttctaaaattatataatggaataattaagtcacaataatagaaaaaccgcattctcctggcccgtggctttagatcatttactaaatttggtcctttgcctcaaaagtttgccgatcGCTGCCCTACAGCGTGGGTTATTTCGGGAGCGAATGGGTGGTTACTTGCGATAGATGCACCCGTCCTTACAAGGACGTACCTGCACTGCTCGCTTCTGGCGCACAACCCTTGACATGGCCTGAATAATCATTTGCATGGTTACAATAAGTTTAAGAAGCATGTGAAAGGCAGGCATGACAGCGTCAATTCTGATGGCAAAGAGCAAGAAGAAATTGAGTTTTGGCCTACATTTGGCAACTCCTTCCTCTGCTACACGTCTGACGACGGTCTGCTGATCGGAGGACACTGCCGTTGAAATAGagaagaatatatattttgcCTTCAGTGTTCTTTCAATGTGCGTATGTTTATACAACTCACACATTTAATGGCATTTAAAATTTGCCATCAGTTATGATATGCggtttaaaattttgaaatttggTTTCAAGATTCATAATCACATTTGAAACTTTGGGTTCGGGTCGATAGCAAAACTCTGTTgcaattgtgtgtttttggacTCGTGTCTTGGAACGAAGTTGCTCATGAGTTTTTGGAAAATTGACGAcaaagtatttttttgttacgatTTAGCCGCATCCTCAATACATCGCGTAGAAACGGATTTCTGTTCTGAGGGCATTTCTTTCCCGTGTAAAATCTCAGACGCACGCCGTTAATGTTAAGCCAATGAACAGAGGGgagattgtttaattgtttaattgtttcttGTATTTAAGTGATTAGCCAAACAAGCGGCCTTATCACTGAATTAAAACTAGAACTTAAATAAGTATCGCAAAGAGTAGGTTAAACGCAGTGTACAATGTCAAGGCGTATCAACAGAATCTTGTAGGTTGGTGCCAGTCAAATAAAGTGTAACGTTGATTAAATTTACGGGCAAATTTCAGTCATAGGGTCGTTCTCGCTGTATGCACGTCTTATAAGGTCAGTTCTTATTAGTCTGTAGTTACGGAAGACTCTAGGAGGGGCATTTATATTGACTCTAGCCTATAGTTCTTGCGAATCTATCTCATCGACAATAAGTTTGGACATAAACGTACATTGGGCATTATCATGACTCCTAGCAAGTGTGtccaaacagaaaaacaaacaacgaatATGATACGATGGATGAGGGTTTACAGCTTCAATCCTATTAGACCATACACAATCCAGTGGACAGCTTCAATCCTATTGGACCATACACTAGAGAACGGACACCAAACTGTAGAACTAAACTTTAGGGTGGAACGAATATAGGACTTATACAGAGTTAACAAGCAATGCAATAAAACTAGATGACTCAATAATCGTAGTTTAAAAGATCCTAAGAATAATTAATATATACGAATGATATGTTTTTTCGTGTTTCCAAGGTACATTGATATGGTCTGTGAAAAttgtaatattaaataaaacagataTACATATTTATTTGTCTACCTTCTGGTTACATAAATACTTCAATAATACTCATTACCTATTTTCCTAACCTagcaaaaattaacaaaaaagtcAGGCACTACGGGATTATGAAGGGCTCTGAGACGAGATCGGAAAAGGATAAGGGAAGGGTGAAATAAACATCTACTGAACTTGTACTgaacaaattgcacgaaagAGGTGGGAATTACGGACCACCTTAGTTCGTCGAGACAGGATCAGTAGCGGAGGACGGTTACGCTTAACACGGTTAGGGCCGTAGAAAAGGGTAGAACAAATAAGGAATGGAGAATCAATATCACCAAGGAATAATGCTGTTAGAAtctaaaataaccaaaaacgGATGGAATTCTTTGCCAAGCATTTATTACGTGAAACGCGCTAAAAAATTAGTCGTTTTTTCCCGCTGTTGGTTCAAGAGCTCCGAATGTTGCCCTACCATTCCTTTTTATCCCTGTCCTGATCAGTTTCGTATTGGTTCGGGTTTTCTGGCTATCTTCGGATGCCTCCTGTTTATGACAGGTCGTTGGGCACTCTCCCATCAAACAGTCCCAACAAATGCGATCCTAGCACACGCTCGATATGTTCAATGTGGGTCCTGTAGCTGTAGGGGACTAAATAATCGAACAGTACTCCTAAATCGATCTGACCAGAGAGCAGAAAAGAGTCTTCAGGCGGATTGAGTCATAGAAGTCGCAAGCAATTATCTTTATGAAACCCATTGTTTTCCGCGCTTTATTGATAACTGAGTGAATGTGGTGGCTGAAGATGCGAGGTTTGACTAACACAATGCAAAGAATTTGCAGTAAACGATGGGACATTGCAAACGACAAAATGAAATGACGCCACACTTATCCGTGCATAAAGTGAAGGAattacaagcacaccacgaggAAAAAACTGAATGTCAAGAATGATTTGTAGGGAGCACAATCACTAGGCAAAGATATAGGGAGAAAGATTTTGAGGTCGTCTGCGTAACAGTGTCCTATCGTCGGGAAAATTTCCAAACACATACCCCAAGCACCTAGCACTGTGCTACTGGAGCGTTCGTTGCAAGCCCGATTCTACCGCGTTTACACATAAAGCTCTCCTTTCAGTCACCAAACTCATCCAAATCGATAGTCGCCCTGTCACTCCACAAATCGATTAGACAAAGAAAAATTATCTTCTGTCTGGTTGCAATAGTCTCATAACTCATTACATCATTATGACTAAACTTGTTTAACAAATATATTACAATTACTATCTGAACTACACAGACTGATCAGTAAATAACGGTTCCACTTGCTGTGAAATCTACTCCAACATTGATAATAGTACCATGAAGCTGCTAGACCAGACCACAATCCTCAAAGCAGAAACAAAAGCCTTGATAGTTGCATCCAACGAAGGTCTGCATAGGGATAAACTCAACGTGATCTTCAATGACAGCACAAGTGTCCTTCAAACACTTTAATCTAGATCCATCGGTGACACAGCACAAACACAGACGCAAGCCACCAGGATAACAATATACTGGACTCACCAAAATATTCCTTCTGATGTATTCCTGATTACACAGGCAATGGCGGCAATGAAATAGCAAATGATGAACTAGCCAACGCAGGACGTAATAATTCAGCTTGTTACCACAACCCCTTTCCATGCCGTGACTTCAGCAAAACCATAATCGCCAATAGTTCGAACGCTTCTTGGATTAGTAGTGGTAGTTTATTCCTGGAAAGCAGTATGACTTGGAACATCACCATCGATCATCCATCACATTCGTTGCTATGAAACTATTGGAATGTTTAATTTAGAACAAAATATGTGAATTAATCTCCTGGTACAGTCTTCAACTTGGGCGACTTATTAACATGCCTGTCGAGAGCTCAAACTTCATATAAAccgtccccccccccacataGCAAGAGTCAGTTCTTCGTAACAATCCGGCTGCGTGGCAGtcaataagtctcgaaagccatGATATGACCGTGTAGATCGTTACGCCAATAGAAATATGTGAATAGATTAACCTTCTTCAAAGGGATTAAAGCGTATTACAACTATGTTTGAAACAGTGTTAGTTTATTTCCGATAAATATCAGTATTTATTAGATTCCAGTTTCGTTACGAATAAAACTGCGCATGCTAGGCGCCATAATCCTAGTAAATACTGCTGGCCTAGCACTAGTACAGCCGTATCCTGTGTACGCAATGATTCCGGTAAGTTTTCCATCGCAAACGAGCGAACCACCCTGATCCCCATAACAGATATCCACTCCGAAACAGTATTTAGCGCAGATCATGCTTATGGGAGAGAGAGTAGCGTTATCATAATAACCATGAACGAACCAACCAACGGAGTTTTGATACTCCTATCTGTTTACATACTTACTTACGTAGACATACTTACTTGGAAGTAATTAAATCCTTATGGTAAAAGGCCCATGAACGAGAGCAGGCACTCTGTGACACAATATTCATGGATCCGTAATGCAATTCGTTTAACTCATCTCGACGACCAATCTTCGTTTCACCCAATCCAATGACATAGCATCGAGATCCGGGTGATACTTCAGTTGTTTGAAGGGCAATCGGAGCCATATTAGTTTTACCTTGGAATGAATTTATTGGCACAGATATAACAACCAAATTGAAATCGAATGTACCAAAATGATATACTATTTTAGGATGTAATGTTATTTTAGTCACAGGTATTGCAATTCCTCCAGATAACGGAGTTGTGCCACCTCCGTAGATAGACAGCTGAAATACGAAAATTTTAAAGCAATATTCTCATAGAAAATAGCATGAACATACTCACTATTGAAGGAACTGTTtccaagtaaaaaaaagagcacCCATTGAAAGTACGTGCGAAGGAGTAATGATAATACCACTGCACCAGAACAGACCATTATTGTAAATGTTAACAAAGAATGGATATCTCTCAATGTTCACTTTGATACCATTAATAATGCGTCCACTTTGCACTACTTCTTTAGCTCCAGTCTTGACATTATTATAGCTCTGCGCTCCACATTGAGCTCCTGCTTGTGCTGCAATCTCATTACAGCACAGCAGTCCCAAAAGCACTAGACTAATCACTTGCATCATAACTTATTTTGCACGACTATGGAAAAGCTGTAAACGTTCCTCAGTATTTATAGCTAAAATTTCCAACACTCCGATGTTAGCAACTACTACCACACACAGGAGgcattgtgtgtgtatatcaGCAGACACAGTAGGTTTATCACTTCAGTTGTCTGCGAACAGAAAAAGCTGTTCAAATAAGAAACATTTAATAAGAATGATAGCAGATATCTGTGTACAAATGCAAATATACAAAATCGGgtcttttgatttttggggaaaAAATACGTTGCTGGAAATGCTGATTGTATCTTTAGCTTCTACTACGGTGGTGGAAGATCTACAATCGTAGTTGAATGGACACAACCGTAATGGATGctattttatttatgtatcCTTTCCTATTTATGTATCCTTACTTTTTACTTCGTCGCTTTATTAGACATGATTTTGGCAAAGGATGGCCCGTAGCATTGTGGCTTCATCAATCTTCAGTCCTTTgttaaaattcatttttcccattcgggttagtttctttcgtttcaaCCATTCTGCATAAAGATGCTGAATGCTTTGCAACAGCTCTCATTCGCTGATCATCGCGTACTTCAACTTTGTTAGCTTCTGTTTGGTTATGAAGTTCCACAGTTTTCAGACCGATTCGACCCTCCTGTTGTCATTCAATTGACCCACCTTTACCCGCATTGTCTCAGTTATGCGGTTTTCAAGATGTTGAATCAATCAAATGTTATGATCACAACGAActctctctttttgaatgTGAAAACGCTCTAGATTACTCGACCTTCTATCTTAAAAGTGAGTTGGTCCGTACTTGTAACTGTTACGGGCAGCCATGCCTATTCCAAGACTCATCGTGTCATTTGGGCTCTCACTGGTCGACTTCCAGGAGAATGATGCGCACACTAGCGCACGCATAGTAAGCGTACAATTGTGTGTTGTGCGCGTAACACGGTGCGCACAGTGaccgatcgagaaagagcTCTTGGCAGGGCAGGTGCGCGGCCCGTACAGTAGCGGAATtcggggcaagtgtgccataggggcaagagtgccaccaagcatttttctaTAAAAACGTTAGTaaaatgatcaattgtgtatgcAATTGATTGCGTTCTAATGATTAGGTATACTGTGCCGAATTTCATATAAATCAATCGATTTATTTTGAACTATTTTATGTTGaatttcaaaattgagcagaaaaTTTGAGTATTTCAATcaaaccaaataagctctcaaaaatcatgggaacaattaaccgagaaaatattcaTACCACTGTAAGGCTGGAAAAACGTGAAAATTTTGTAGGGTTATTtgaaaaaactttctttttctcaCTGAAAGATCCTATttaaaaaagttacaacttttggggcaagaGAGCCACttctatttggggcaagtgtgcaaGTGCTACCATCTAGAAATACATACATTAGTGCCACGCACGTAaaaatttccaattatctaagaaatacgtttattttaaccaggtggccgtctgGCCCCATACTCTTGCCacatagcccaaaaaacaacgtctttttcGTCCCTTTTTAAAAAGCTTCAAAAACAGTTTTCCAGTGCacttttttaattcattcatTATAACGAAATTCATTCATAATTGAGGAAATAGATATGAAAtcgttatgagatttaaatcggctttaGATAAAcatttgggccggtctggtggtacagtcgtcaactcgtacgacgtaacaacacgcccgtcatgggttcaagccccgaatagaccgtgcccccatacgtaggactgactatcctgctacaaggtccttgaaagagaacaggtcgaagcgcttagagtaaatttacagaaagccatgggaaaattttgacagttaaagtgagCATTGTtcatgtttagcgatggactttgctatggagtgaatgagagttttgttcagcattttacattcaattcctgttagaatatttgaataattagaatccaattagaatattacatgactgatacaatccaaggatctcatttatcattcgtagccgggttataagtaaatgacggtatgcataattgtaccagtgtgtgtcaattggatgtttcattttactctcagtgttcaattgaaagtaaaaaggacttctttaacccagttga
This sequence is a window from Anopheles merus strain MAF chromosome 3R, AmerM5.1, whole genome shotgun sequence. Protein-coding genes within it:
- the LOC121597608 gene encoding tachykinins-like: MSRPFVLLVLACLTNVCVSEVPGDGMPRPSTDDDDRPNYMAFNENAFNDNDLSPSPTPSPSDASRLMGDGATGHGAGDGLARGLYGWSGAMPRWRLSPELLDGLRAALEVENDLFMPHNEQIELGRTDLTGEEDSNGQYGIDGGRYLPKRVPTGFTGMRGRRVPSGFNGMRGKKSLSLFNWNNQASRGGSNSYRDGKRAPSGFMGMRGKKSFDTSLDERWSLDDLNTGSMAKEYPNFLVLDPALGPSMHLNAAPPKRVPNGFMGLRGK
- the LOC121597609 gene encoding snake venom serine protease BthaTL-like; this translates as MAPIALQTTEVSPGSRCYVIGLGETKIGRRDELNELHYGSMNIVSQSACSRSWAFYHKDLITSNMICAKYCFGVDICYGDQGGSLVCDGKLTGIIAYTGYGCTSARPAVFTRIMAPSMRSFIRNETGI